One Solea senegalensis isolate Sse05_10M linkage group LG21, IFAPA_SoseM_1, whole genome shotgun sequence DNA segment encodes these proteins:
- the LOC122758304 gene encoding cytochrome c oxidase subunit 5B, mitochondrial-like has protein sequence MAARLLLRSAFRVTMASRSRTARVPALTRGMAAGGMPTDEEQATGLERIIMDAMKEGKDPYNMMKPKSYSGTKEDPNIVPSITNKRIVGCICEEDNTSVVWFWIHEGPAHRCPSCGSYYQLVHQEIPH, from the exons atggcTGCAAGGTTACTGCTCCGCTCGGCTTTCAGAGTCACGATGGCCAGCCGGAGCCGGACTGCCCGAGTCCCTGCTTTGACTCGCGGCATGGCGGCTGGAG GGATGCCCACTGATGAGGAGCAGGCAACTGGGCTGGAGAGAATCATTATGGACGCCATGAAGGAGGGAAAG GATCCCTACAACATGATGAAGCCAAAGTCATACAGTGGTACCAAGGAGGATCCCAACATTGTTCCTTCCATCACAAACAAGAGGATTGTGGGATGCATCT GTGAAGAGGACAACACATCAGTGGTTTGGTTCTGGATTCATGAGGGCCCGGCCCACCGCTGCCCATCCTGTGGTTCCTATTACCAGCTTGTGCACCAGGAGATCCCCCACTAA
- the fbxw2 gene encoding F-box/WD repeat-containing protein 2 — protein sequence MEKAAFEGWLESVSATFLTLNDQERNQSLDHLISLSGAAQLQHLSNGLETLLKRDFLRLLPLELAFYVLQWLDPQTLLTCCLVCKQWNKVINSCTEVWQSVCRELGWRIDESIQDASHWKGVYLKAKLRMTQLKDQEAFETSSLIGHSARVYALYYKDGLLCTGSDDLSAKLWDVRTGQCIYGIQTHTCATVKFDEQKLVTGSFDNTIASWEWSTGAKIQQFRGHTGAVFSVDYNDELDVLVSGSADFSVKVWALSAGACLNTMTGHTEWVTKVILQKSEVDSMMHSCGDYILLSADKYEIKVWPLGREINCKCLKTLSVSEDRSISLQPRLQFDGRHIVCSSDLGVYQWDFASFKILRVIKMPDPANLSLLSYGEVFALLFDNHFLYVMDLRTERISGRWPLPAYRKSKRGSSFLAGVTSWLNGLDGGNDSGLVFATSMPDHSIHLVLWKENG from the exons ATGGAGAAGGCGGCATTTGAGGGGTGGCTGGAGTCAGTCTCTGCTACTTTCCTTACGCTGAATGACCAGGAGCGCAACCAGTCTCTGGACCACCTCATATCTTTAAGTGGTGCCGCCCAGCTCCAACATCTGTCTAATGGTTTGGAGACGCTGCTCAAGCGTGACTTCCTGCGCCTCCTTCCTCTGGAGTTGGCCTTCTATGTGCTACAATGGCTAGACCCTCAGACACTTCTCACCTGCTGTCTGGTCTGCAAGCAGTGGAATAAG GTGATAAACTCATGTACAGAGGTGTGGCAGAGTGTGTGTCGGGAGCTGGGCTGGAGGATTGACGAGTCTATTCAGGATGCATCACACTGGAAGGGCGTGTACCTGAAGGCTAAACTGCGTATGACACAGCTGAAGGATCAGGAGGCCTTTGAGACGTCATCCCTCATTGGTCACAGTGCTCGAGTTTATGCCCTCTACTATAAAGACGGTCTCCTCTGCACAG GTTCTGATGACCTGTCTGCCAAATTATGGGACGTTCGTACTGGGCAATGCATTTATGGAATTCAGACTCACACCTGCGCAACTGTGAAGTTCGATGAACAGAAGCTGGTGACCGGGTCCTTTGACAACACTATTGCAAGCTGGGAGTGGAGCACAGGAGCTAAAATCCAACAGTTCCGTGGCCACACAGGCGCAG TCTTCAGTGTGGACTACAATGATGAGCTGGATGTTCTGGTCAGTGGCTCTGCAGACTTCTCTGTGAAGGTGTGGGCTCTGTCTGCTGGTGCCTGTCTCAACACAATGACTGGACACACGGAGTGGGTCACCAAG GTGATACTGCAGAAAAGTGAAGTTGATTCTATGATGCACAGTTGTGGCGACTATATCCTCTTAAGTGCTGATAAGTATGAAATTAAG GTCTGGCCTTTAGGGAGAGAAATCAACTGTAAGTGTTTAAAGACGCTGTCGGTGTCGGAGGATCGCAGCATCAGCCTTCAGCCTCGCCTGCAGTTTGATGGACGCCACATCGTCTGCAGCTCTGACCTCGGAGTGTATCAGTGGGACTTTGCCAGTTTTAAGATTCTCAG GGTGATTAAAATGCCGGACCCAGCCAACCTGTCCTTGCTCAGCTATGGTGAGGTGTTTGCACTCCTTTTTGACAACCACTTCCTGTATGTGATGGACCTTAGGACAGAGAGGATCTCGGGACGCTGGCCTTTACCGGCCTACAGAAAATCCAAAAGAGGATCCAGCTTTTTGGCAGGTGTGACTTCTTGGCTTAATGGGCTGGATGGGGGCAATGACTCAGGACTGGTTTTTGCGACCAGCATGCCTGACCATAGCATTCACTTAGTACTGTGGAAGGAGAATGGATAG
- the mrps24 gene encoding 28S ribosomal protein S24, mitochondrial — MAASLRNAGITGLLSALARTGSFCSSTGYRSLHVTAVCCKNRAARIRVGKGDNPLVYEQAIHPHHIGHRKGWLSQNTSNLRGEDGAAQRTVEDMFIRKFMFGTFHGCLANEIVIKRRGNLLVVCALVLQRFSPLRFYFLIGYSESLLSHFYKCPVKLEIQTLQQKAVYKYL; from the exons ATGGCGGCGTCCTTGAGGAACGCAGGCATCACGGGTCTCTTG AGTGCCTTGGCCAGGACTGGGTCATTCTGCTCCTCTACTGGATACAGAAGCCTACATGTCACTGCAGTGTGTTGCAAG AACCGAGCTGCTCGTATCCGAGTGGGGAAAGGAGATAACCCTCTGGTCTACGAGCAGGCGATTCATCCTCATCACATCGGCCATCGGAAAGGATGGTTGTCACAGAATACCA GTAACCTCCGAGGTGAAGATGGAGCCGCTCAACGGACCGTAGAGGACATGTTCATCAGGAAGTTCATGTTCGGGACCTTCCACGGCTGCCTGGCCAACGAGATCGTGATCAAACGCCGCGGCAACTTGCTCGTTGTGTGCGCCCTCGTGCTGCAGAGGTTCTCACCGCTCAGGTTCTACTTTTTAATTGGATATTCTGAGTCTCTGCTGTCGCACTTCTACAAGTGTCCTGTCAAGTTAGAGATTCAGACCCTGCAGCAAAAAGCTGTTTATAAGTATCTCTGA
- the nudcd3 gene encoding nudC domain-containing protein 3 — translation MAAMASPLEMTEMYDNALLGILQHVGNIQDFLQIYFGFLYRKTDFYRLLSSPNDKMGFPPGVAEKMVHKTFKLFEKLAEQDRERQLVQMQKRAENKSVPAAVQELEVTTEHHKETEELSTEGAEMENNNSPLDAVDVSIPAASEATVGPQPDADSGGSCEVPGPSAQEDQAAAASTDAAEEHQEKFQSESDSYNGAVRENYSWSQDYTDVEIRVIVPKTVVKGRQVSVSLQTSSIRVSVRDGTTDETLMEGEFTHKINTENSLWSLEPGQCVVLSLSKASEVWWSAVLKGEKEIDINQINRERTMATVDEEEHAVLDRLTFDYHQKLQGKPQSHEMKVHDMLKKGWDAEGSPFRGQQFDPSMFDIPPSAVQF, via the exons ATGGCCGCAATGGCGTCGCCGCTGGAGATGACGGAGATGTACGACAACGCTCTATTGGGAATCCTGCAGCACGTTGGAAACATCCAGGACTTTCTTCAGATCTACTTTGGGTTTTTGTATCGCAAAACGGACTTTTATCGCCTCCTGTCGAGTCCCAACGACAAGATGGGCTTCCCTCCTGGtgtagcagagaaaatggtgcACAAG ACATTTAAGTTGTTTGAGAAGCTGGCagagcaagacagagagagacagctggTCCAGATGCAGAAGAGAGCGGAGAATAAAAGTGTTCCTGCAGCAGTTCAGGAGCTGGAGGTCACCACTGAGCATCACaaggagacagaggagctgAGCACAGAAGGAGCAGAGATGGAGAACAACAACTCCCCACTAGATGCTGTGGATGTCTCAATCCCTGCAGCCTCAGAAGCGACTGTCGGCCCTCAGCCTGATGCTGACAGTGGTGGCAGCTGTGAAGTTCCAGGGCCGTCAGCTCAGGAAGACCAGGCAGCTGCAGCCAGCACTGACGCAGCAGAGGA GCATCAGGAGAAATTTCAGTCTGAATCTGACAGTTACAACGGGGCAGTGAGAGAAAACTACAGCTGGTCTCAGGATTACACTGATGTGGAGATTCGGGTGATTGTGCCCAAGACAGTCGTTAAAGGCCGACAG GTCAGCGTAAGTCTGCAGACCAGCAGCATACGAGTGAGTGTGAGGGACGGAACCACAGATGAAACATTGATGGAGGGAGAATTCACACACAAGATCAATACAGAAAATTCTCTTTGGAGCCTGGAACCTGGACAGTGTGTGGTT CTGTCACTCAGCAAGGCCTCGGAGGTTTGGTGGAGTGCGGTGCTTAAAGGGGAGAAGGAGATTGACATCAACCAGATCAACCGCGAGCGCACCATGGCAACAGTCGATGAGGAGGAGCATGCTGTGTTGGACAGACTCACTTTTGACTATCATCAGAAGCTACAGGGCAAACCACAGAGTCATGAAATG AAAGTGCATGACATGCTGAAGAAGGGCTGGGATGCCGAAGGTTCACCTTTCAGAGGGCAGCAGTTCGACCCGTCCATGTTTGACATACCACCCAGTGCAGTGCAGTTTTGA